The window ATATCCGGATGCACGTCGGGTATGAAGGCTGTCATGAATGCGGTAGCTGCCGTATCGGCTGCCCGCATCAAAATATCCAATGGGAGTATCCAAAAGGTGGTCATGGTATTGTCTTTAGATTAGGTTAATCTTTAAGGGTGATTTGGGCTAACGTCATGTTAGCTCTTTTTTATTTGACCCGTTCATATATTGACCATATTGGTCAATATAATAGGATGGATAATAGGGTATAAGGTATTAATTTCGGAACTATGCTAAAGCTTTTAGACTAATTATATTGAATTATTAGAAAATATTTTCCGGGAAATAGATAATGATTTTCCAAAAATTAAAATCAGCTAATACCATAATAGAAAACGAAATATTTTTCATGATTGGATAAAAATCAACTCTCTTAGGCAAAATATGTCAGTATTAAAAACTAGGGAGGACGTAAGGACATGACTGAAACATTGTATGATAAAGTTGGTGGAGAAGAAGCTATTGCAAAGGTTGTTGATTATTTTTATCATGAGCTCGTGCTAAAGGATGAGACGGTTAATCAATTCTTTGAAAACACAGATATGGAAAAACAACGAAGACATCAAACAAAGTTTATCAGCTTTGCTTTAGGGGGGCCAAATCAATATTCTGGTCAATCGATGGCAAAGGCACATGAAGGCATGAATCTGCAGCCAGAGCATTTTCAAGCTATTGTCAATCACCTCCATGACGCATTGGCTCATTTTGGCGTAAATGAAAGTGATATTGATACCGCTTTAACGAAAGTAGCTACTTTAAAGGATGATATCATATATAAATAGATTTGGATGCCGGCATTCCTTAAGGATGGCCGGCATTTTTAGTGATAAAGAAGGCTTTGAAAGGACAAATTGATTCAAGTTCTGATATAATAGTTTTAATATTATGTAAAAATCATTATAATACATATTAGTAGTAGAAGATGGAGGTATCACAATGGGACAAGTAATAAAAAAAGAATTCGAAATTATTAGAACCAGATTACATGCTAGACTAGCAGAAATACCTGAAAACATGGCGGACATTCAACCAGAAGGCTTTAACAATAATATTCGTTGGAATATTGGGCATTTATTATTAGTAACTGAAAATTTCCTCTTTCCAGGAGAAGGAAATCTTCCAGCCTTGTATACTGAGTTATTTGCGCCGCGTACTAAGCCTGCTGACTGGTCTGGTGAGGTTCCAACGATTGCAGCACTTGTACAGAATTTAGAAGCACAATATAATCGTATGCTGAAAATTCCTAATGAAAAGTTTGATGAAAAGCTAGCTGAGCCTATCTTAGGTAATGCTACAGTCGGTGAACTAGCTGTTTTCGGCTGTTTCCACGAATCGTATCATTTAGGACAAATTATGGCCATGAAACGAACCATTGAAGCTGCGTTAGCTAAAACAGAATAATACCGAAAGGCTGAATTCAACTTTGAATTCAGCCTATCATATTTATATTTGATTGCGCTTTGATTAATCCCAGCCTGCCTGAGCATTCAATTTCGTTCTTGTCACATCCTCATTGTTTCCTCTCCACAAGGAGATGCCAAGCAGTAAAAAGGCAATCCCGGCTAACGCCTGAGAAATCCACAACCCAAATGGCGCTAATACAGCGATGACAGCAAGGACAAGAAGAGCCAATCCCCACCTAGTGTGAACACCCTTCCAAAAGGAAATCACGGCGAATAATAATAGGCCAACTAATACAGTATAAAGGGAAAGATTCACCCCGAAAACCGTTGTATGCAACCCAGATTCCATTAATTCAGGGGCACTCTGCTTAATATCTGCCACCACAAAGGTTTCAAACCATTTATAGCCCAGCCAGAGAAAGGTACCAAGTGATAAAAAAATAAAACTAAAAAGACCTAATCCGCCAAAGCTTTTATACTGTGAAAGATATAGACCTAAGATACCAAAGGCCATTAAACTGTACCCAACCTGGTTAAAATAGGTTGCGATAAAAGAATCTTGGTCAAAATAAAACCATACCTGAACAAGTGCAACTGCCCCCCCTCCTATAATTGAACTTAATCCAAAAAGGCGAAGCATGATGGAAAATGTCATTTTAATCACCTCTATACGGATTTATGTGTACTGTACAGTTCATTATATGCTCCTGCATTTCTATTTATGGTTGAGTGATATATTGAACTTAACTGGCGATAACAGGAAGGATACGTTCGTTTAGATATTGTTGGAAAAGTATTTCCAAAGTGATATATACTATATGGAGAGATTGATTAGAAGAAACTTCACTCTTTGAAAACAATCTGGAAAGTATCGATAGGAAGGAGTGTATGATTATGAAAAAGGGCTTTCTTGGATTAGGATTAATAGCGGCAGTGATTGTCATTTTTGGCATCATGTTAGCCTCTAGCTACAATGGCTTTGTTGATTTAGAGGAAAACGTGGATCAATCCTATGCGCAAATTGAAAATCAACTGCAAAGACGGCTTGATTTAATTCCAAATCTTGTGAATACAGTAAAAGGATACGCTTCACATGAAGAAGAAGTATTGACTGAGATTTCTGATGCCCGGGCGAGACTTGCAGGTGCCGGCTCACCAGAGGAAGAAGCAACGGCAAATGCTGAATTATCAGGTGCCTTAAGCCGATTACTTGTAGTGGTAGAGAATTATCCCAATTTAAAAGCGGACCAACAGTTCACGCAATTAATGGATGAATTGGCAGGGACAGAGAATCGAATCTCAGTAGCCCGTAAAGATTATAATGATCAGGTGGCCGTCTATAACAAAAAGGTAAAAAGCTTTCCGGGTGTGATCGTGGCAAATGTGACCGGATTTGATCAGAAAGAATATTTTGAAGCGGATCCTTCAGCAGCGAAAGCGCCAAGTGTTGACTTTGGAGATAATCAATAATGAAAGCACTGCGGATCTTCAGCATTTTATGGCTGCTACTCCCTTTTATAGGAGGGAAGGCAGAGGCTGAAGAAATTCAAATTCCTCCACCGGTCGGAGATATCTATGTTCAAGATTTTGCGGGTGTTTTAACTGAGCAGGAAGTTCTAGAATTGCGAAGCATCGGCAGGTCACTTGAGGACCAAACGACAGCACAAATTGTTGTGTTAACGATTGATTCCATCGGCGATAGTACTGTCGAAGAATTTGCAAATGAGGCGTTCCGGCAATACGGAATTGGAAATGCAGAACAAAATAATGGGATATTACTACTCATTGGGATGAATCCTTCTCCAGGAATGGAGGATCGGCCGTTAAGAATTGAGGTAGGCTATGGCTTAGAAGGTCGCCTTCCTGATGGAAAGGTTGGTCGGATTCTTGATGACATCACAATACCCTATTTGAAAAATGAACAACTTGGATTTGCTATTACGGAAACCTACAAGGTTTTAGCTAATGAAGTATACAGTGAATATGGAATTGAAGGAGCACAACAATCTGTTGAAGTTCCGTTAGTTGAGACAACAGAAGATGAGGGAGTCGGAATTCCCTCATGGCTGTTGCTGATTATTGTTGTAATTGTTATATTTTTAGATTTTAAATTTTTTGGTGGATTCCTAACCCATATTTTATTATCTATCCTGTCTCGTGGCGGGGGCAGAGGTGGAGGAGATGGTCCACGCGGTGGGGGAGGAGGATCCTCTGGAGGCGGTGGTGCAAGCAGGGGGTGGTAACTAGCAGATCTGTATGGTCGCGCTTAAATAAAAAAGTCTTGATGATGGGAGTATCGTCAAGACTTTTTGTTTTTCCTAATTATTGTTAAGCACTGAAGCTTTCATTTTCAAAGATTGGGAGCTTTAATGTAAAACAGGTTCCTTTTCCATACTCGCTGCTTACCTGGATGGTCCCATGCATGCTTTTTATAATACTATAGGAGACCATCATGCCTAAGCCGGTTCCTTTTTCCTTTGTTGTAAAATAAGGTTCGCCAAGACGATTAATTTGCTCTTGTGTCATGCCGTTTCCTTCATCCTGAATATTTATTTGAACCTGATTGTCGATATAACCATTCGTAATGGTTAGCTCACCATTGGATTTCATCGACTCGATTCCATTCTTCAAAATATTAATTAAACATTGCTGGAATTTTTTTCTTTCTCCTTTTGTAAAATAATCATGGTCCAGGAGCGTTAGCTTTATTTCCACCCCATTCATGGTTGCTAAAGGAATCACAACCTTTACAGCATGCTGAATTTCTTCGTTTATGTTGATTTTTTCTTCCCGATCTGGTGTAGGCTTTGCAAAGGTTAAGTAATCGTTTATAACCTCTGTTGCTCGGTCCAATTCTTTTAAAGCGATGTCACTATACTGTTTTCTTGAATCCTCATTGATATCATCTGATAATAATTGAATAAAGCCCCTTGCTGCTGTCAGAGGGTTACGTACCTCATGTGAAATGCTTGCGGCCAAATGGCTGACCGTTTGTAATTTCTCTGCTTTAATAAGCTTTTGCAATACCTGGAAATTGGTTTTTATTCCTTCCCATAAAAAGGTTGCCATTGACATGGCAATGGTATGGATAATGGATAGCTGTAACCAAAACTTAATACTAATTTCATAATTAAATTGAACCTTTGCTAGCAGCAGCGTAAAGGAAATTCCGATAAATGTTAGGATTAAATTTAAAATGACCTTATGCTTCAGCAGCAGCTTTGAGTAAAACTTCGAGATGAAAATAATGATAAATCCCAAAATCGTAAAGGATACTAGTGAGGAATAAAAACCGTCACCACCCTGAACATAACGAATGATAAGCGTTAAGATCATCATCAGATAACCCAATTTATATCCACCGTATAGTCCGCCTAAAATAAAAGGAATCCATCGTAAATCCCAAATGAAATTTTCATTTGTGTATACAGGAAACATCATACATAAGATGAGAGAAATGATTGGAAATAGAGAAAGAGTCCAGTCTCGTATGCTTTCCAAACGGTATGCATATTTAAACATGTATAGGATTTGCATTAGGCATAACGCCAGCAGAATAAATAAAAAATTGATAAGTAAATCTTTTGTAACAAGATCCATAGGTGCACCGTGCCTTCAAGAATTTTAAATTTTCACAAATTATAATAAAATCATACCAAGAGACGGAATTTTTTGCTAGAAAAAAATAACAAAATACTAGTTTTGTTCATAAGGTTTGAAATTAGCTGCGATATATTTTTTTCTTTAAGTAGAGAAGTCCTCGAATTTTAGGGTTAAACAATCTAGCTGTGATATATATCACTTTAAATGCGGTAGAAAAGTACTATTCTGAATTTTGGAGGAAATAGAGAACAATTAATTCAACTAGCAGCAAAGAGGAGAGAATAGGTGGATGAAAAGAGGAATTACATGGCAGCTTGGTATGATGATAGTTTGTGTACTATTTGTTTCAATGTTGATTACATCTGTATCTAACTACTGGGTAACGTATAAACATACATATAGAGCTGCGGGAATTGAAGCAGTTGGATGCGCTAACATCACAACAGGTTTAATTTCACCAGGTGATATTGAGAAAGCAATCAATGGGGATATAATAACACGTGAAGCATTAGAAAAGACGATTAGCTGGACAGTCGAACATAAACAAATTTTTGAAAATCAATATATCATTCAAATGGATGGGACAATCCTAGCAGCTGATGAGAGTATGAAAAAACAAGGATTTAAGGCTGGGGATACTTTCTACATTGATGAACAACTAATCGAGACGCTAAAGGAAACAAAGCATCCACAATACTCTGATATCTATGAGTTTGGCGGTATGAAACGTTTAACCGGGTACGCTCCGATTTTTAAGGACCATGATCCTAGTAAAGAAATCATTGCATTAAATGCTATTGACTTCGATGCAAAAATCGTAACTGAAAGAACCTGGGAGTCTGTGAAGGGAACTGTTATCTTGGGTCTGTTGCCAATGATTATCGCATGTTTGATCACTATCTGGATGATTAGAAGAAGAACAAAACCAATCACTAGTTTAATAGAGTATGCAAAATGCATTGCAGACGGTGATCTATCTGTTGAAAATGTTAATACGAAAAATAATGATGAAATTGGCGAATTGGGTAATGCCCTTAATTTTATGGCAAAAAATTTACGTGAACTGATTCAGCAGGTTAGCTCCAGTGCCGAACGTGTAGCTACTTCCTCCGTGGACTTACATCAAATAGCAAAGCAAACGAATCATGCAACAGAGCAGATTTCCATATCGATGAGTGAAATCGCATACAGTGTTGACAAACAAGTTCAAAGTGTAGAAGAAACTGCTCAAACCGTAAGTGAAATTTCAGCTGGAGTCAATGTAATTTCCGATAATGCCCATAGTGTTACCATGACTGCAAAGAAGACCTCTGAAAAAGCGGAAGAAGGCGGTCTAGCCATCAAAACAGCCGTAAATCAAATGAATTCCATTCAGGAAACAGTTAATGGGCTAGCCGAAGCGGTAAAAGGATTAGGAGTCCGATCAGAGGAAATTGGTCAAATTGTTGAGGTAATTACCGGGATTGCAGCTCAAACTAATTTACTAGCCTTAAATGCAGCAATTGAAGCAGCCAGGGCAGGGGAGCATGGACGAGGTTTTGCCGTTGTAGCAGGTGAAGTTCGAAAATTAGCTGAACAATCAGCTATGTCAGCAAAACAAATTTCAATCTTAATCTCGACGATTCAGGATGATACGAGTAAAGCAGTTCTTTCGATGGAAGTGGTTTCGAAAGAAGTAGCATCAGGAATTGAAGTGGTTCATACGGCAGGCGGCTCCTTTGAAATTATTGAGGAATCGATTTTTGAGGTAACAGAGCAGATTCAAGCCGTATCTGCAGCAGTTCATCAAATGGTAGCAGGTACGGAGCAAATGGTTCAATCTATGCGATTTATTACAGATGCTGCGGAAAATGCTGCATCGGGCACACAGCAAGTGTCGGCAGCAACCGATGAACAGCTGGCCTCAATGGAAGAAATCTCAGCCTCTGCAAGTATCTTATCTAATATGGCAGAGGAACTCCAGGTAATTATCAAGAAATTTAACTTCATTCAGCAGAAGTCCTCCACTTCTACAAGTGGGGGATGAATGCAAATCGTACTTCGATTCAGTGGAGGTTCAAACCCCGGCTGAATGAAGTTAAGCCTCCGGCGGATGTCACGGATTTTTTAAAGGTAGTTTACCCGAGCGAGCTCAGGTAATCCGGACGCAAATTCGACGGGCGAATTTGATAATTCAATAATAAAAAGAGGAATACTTTCAACTAAATGGTGGATAGAAAAGGCGATATCATTTTCTTGTAATCTAACTGCTAAATCTAGAGGCAAAACTAGTTGATTCATGTTATAATCTTTAAACATAAGGACCCTTCTTTCTGATTTTATTTGGTGTGGTAACTTAATTTTATCAGAAGTGGTCCTTATTTAATGTAAAAATATTTAAAACCGGTGAAATTTTACTTGTCGTAAAATTTCACCGGTTTTTTCATTTCAGAGGAGGGTTTTGTCCCAGCCTCTTTTTCACATTCGACCAGATTTGAAGATGGCATAAAGGATAAATAAGAACATGAGTGTGGCAACAATCGAGCCGACTTCAATGGCTGGAAACTCCCATAATAGGTTTCGCTGGCCAGCAATGGCGCCGCCAATGATAAGTCCGACCATGAGAATACTAAAAGATAAAAGAATGATACTAAAGGCAAGCCTGTTACTGATTTTATCCAGTCTGAGCAAAAATTGCTTGAATTCAGGTACGCTGATTTCAAAATGCAGCTTTCCTTTTTGGATAGTAGCTGTTAAGTCCTTAAGATTTTTTGGAACCTTTGATAATAATTGCATATTTTCAACAAGTTCGTCCCACGAGCCTTTAATGACCTTTTTGGGTTCAAAGCGATGCTTCAGAAGCTTTTCACCAAATGGTTTGACTGTATCCATGATACTGAGATCAGGGTCCAGATCCTTTACGACACCTTCAATAATAAGCAGTGTCTTACCTAAAATGGTCAAATCTGAGGGAATCTGGATTTCATGATGGTGAATGATTGTAAGCAGATCGTTCAAAGCAGCCCCAATGCTTAGTTTGCTCAATGGGATATCCGAGTATTTCATGACAAATTCATCAATTTCAATATATAAAGAGCCTAAATCGGTTTGATCTGATTGGATTCCCATGGAAGAAATGGCCTTTAACAAGCCCTTTGTATTTCTTCGCTGAAGATTGATGACCAGTGAAGCAAAATGATATTTCGTATCTTCACTTAAACGTCCTACCATACCAAAGTCTAAATAAGCAATGTGATTCCCTGGCATAATATAGATATTGCCTGGATGCGGATCTCCATGGAAGAATCCTTCTATCAAAATCTGATGAAGCATGGATTCTGTAATTCGTTTGGCAATCAATTTACGATTGTAGCCTTCTTCGTCAAGCTTTTTGATGTTATTGACCTTTATTCCATCCACATAGTCCATGGTTAGTATTTTTTTTGTAGAAAGACTCCAGTGGACCTTTGGAATAACAATTTCCGCTTTTTGAGTGAATTGGTGAGCAATTCGTTCACTATTTCTTCCTTCGATTTGATAATCAAGCTCTGCTCTTAAACAATTAGAAAACTCTTCAATAATCCGTCGAATCTGATAGTGTTTTGCCCAGGAGATTTTATCCTCCATAATTCTTGCTAAATCATCGAGTATTTCCAAATCTGTTTCAACGATGGGTTTAATATCAGGCCGTTGTATTTTAACGGCTACCCGTTCTCCTGTATGTAGAATCGCCTCATGTACCTGGCCGATAGACGCACTTGCAAGCGGAGTTTCGGAAAAAGAATGAAAAAGAGTATGGATGCTTTCTCCTAATTCTAATTCAATCATGCTGCGCGCCTGTTGGTAGGAGAAGGAAGAAACCTGATCCTGCAGCTTTTCCAACTCTTCGGCGATTTCAATTGGTACAAGGTCACGTCTTGTGCTGGCAATTTGCCCAAGCTTGATAAAGGTGGGCCCTAAGCCCTGTAGCACTTCTCTGAGCTTTATTCCGGCATATTTTTTACTTAATTGCGAACTTTCCTGATTTTTAGGTAGGTGATGCTTTGTGAGTCCTAAGCGATATACTAAATGACTGAAACCGTTTCGTAAAAAAGCGTTGCTAATTTCCTGATATCTTTGTGCATGTTTTAGTCTTTTGCCAAGCATGTATGTTCCCCCAAGCCCAAATTTTCAATTTAGATTCTATATCACACGAATATTGTGTAGAATTTGTCTGTTATAGGGTTAGTCTAAGCTGACCTTCCTTTTTATGATACAACATTTTTCTTCATCCGTATCCTACTTCATAAAAAAGTGATTGTCTATTCTTTGCTGACAATGCGTGCTTTTCATAGGAGTTGGGCAATATACTACTATTTAAGATTATTCAGCAGGTGACCTTTCCTTCTATTAGTGGGGAATCTAAAAAGGCGATTTGCAGAAAGGGGAATAGGTTATGAAATTAACACCAGAACAGCGAATTGAGCTTCATGGTTTTAATAATTTAACGAAGTCCTTAAGCTTTAATATGTATGATATTTGCTATACAAGAACGCGAGAAGAACGTGAAGCCTATATAGAATATATTGATGAGCAATATAATGCTGACAGATTGACCAAAATATTAAAGCACGTTGCTGATATTATTGGAGCGCATGTCTTAAATGTGGCTAAGCAGGATTATGTACCACAGGGTGCTAGTGTCACGGTTTTAGTTTCTGAGGGACCGGTTGTGGAAGTGCCGACAGGGTCCTTTGAGGAAACGCCAGGCCCGCTTCCTGATAATGTCGTTCTGCAGCTTGACAAAAGTCATATTACCGTCCATACATATCCAGAATATCATCCGGAGGAAGGTATCAGTACTTTTAGGGCTGATATAGATGTGTCAACCTGCGGCGAAATCTCTCCACTTAAGGCATTAAATTACTTGATTCATTCTTTTGAAACGGATGTAATGTCGATTGATTACAGGGTAAGAGGCTTCACAAGAGCAAAAGACGGACACAAGCTATTTATCGACCATGAGATAAACTCCATTCAAAATTATATCCCGGACAATATTAAGGAATTATATGACATGATTGACGTCAATGTGTATCAAGAGAATATCTTCCATACGAAATGTAAATTGAAGGAATTTGATTTAAATAATTACTTATTTGGTTATTCAAAGGATAAGCTGAATCCTGAGGAAATGAAGGAAATTTCAGCCAGCTTAACTGCAGAAATGCATGAGATTTTTTATGGGAAAAATATGTCTCGCCATCTTCAATAGGGGTCATGAAATAGTAAAAGCTGTTGAATAAACAACAGCTTTTACTATTTTATGACCGCTGGATCATCGAACTGGAGTAATTTTTAACAAGCTTCTGTAAATTTCGATGGCTTTCTCTTACCTTTATCGATTCATCAATAATTTTTTGAAAACCCTCTAAATCTTTATCGTTGGCATTGAGAACGGATCTTGTCACACTTTCAGCGATTTGTTGTAAGGTTGGTTCTGAGCTCATCATAATGACCACCTTTCCTTATTTTGCTCCTTAATAATTTATCGAAAGGGGCTCGATTCTCCTGCTGGGAAACTTGTAAACTTATCTACATTTATCAGCAAATTCATTTTAATTTAGTGATGGTTCAACAGGGTATCTATTATTTGGAGCAAATAAACAGAAACAGCCATCCAAATAGCGAGTTTCCACCTTTGGTTGGCTGTTGGATGGTTGATTGTTGTTGCTTAAGGGAAAGGGCATTCCGATTACGGCTGGTTGCTGATGTTTTTCTTGGCCATATCGACTAATTCCTTAACCATACTGCCCCCAAGCCTTCCTCCAATTTTACCGGCCTGCTCGGATGTCAGCTGACCGTTATATCCATTTTTTAATGGTACACCGCCTTCTTCGGCCGCTTCAAATTTTGCATCCTCCGGTTTACTACTTCCAGCCACTTTTGCTTTTAGTTGATCAAGTCCTTTTCTTGCATCGGGTATAAGGATTTTATTTTTATTTTTACGTGTCAAAGTAATTCCTCCTTTAGGTTAGAGTTTCCTTAATCGCTATGGAATAACTAAGCATAATAAGTTTCATGGGAAAGAAAAAAATATGAGCATTTAAATTGTATGTTTTTTATGAGTAGTGCTATTATTTGCATAATAACTCTTGGCAACACGAAGCGTTTTAATAGGTTAGAAAAAAACATGTAGGATCGATTATAAAATATCTTATCAAGAGAGGTGTAGGGACTGGCCTGATGAAGCCTCAGCAACCGCAGATATATTTTGAATGGTGCTAAATCCAGCAAAGCTTGGCTTTGAAAGATAGGGGGAGATTTCTTTTTTATACAAAAAAGTTCTCTTCTAAAAAGAAGATGATTTTTGTATGGGAAGGGGAATAAGATGAAAAAACTACTAACAGTTGATGAATATTTAGATTTGTATCTTCTAGCAGGAAAGCTTGGCGATCCATCCTGGCAGAACGAGATAATGGATAAGCTAAAAAAAGGGGAATATATAGCAGAGCAAACGTTGAAAATTCGTAATCTTTGGAATAAATATAAAAAGGTTAATATGGAAATGCTGGATCTGTACCGACAACTACAGAAGGATGCATCGAACGAAGCTGTTACGGAAAAAATCCGCGCCTTAAAGCTACAGCGAAGCACCATCAATAAACAAATTCAACAAGAACAAAAGAAATCTCAGCACTCGCACTCCAAATCAACCAAATAAGCACTTTTATAGTCATAACTACAATAGGGGATTGTTCTCTGACGCATTAAAGCGCCGGGGGACAGTCCCCCGGTACGTTAATAGGGTAATGGGTTGATTTGGCGAAGAAGAATGTGAAAATAGTTCATAATTTGTTCAATATTTCACAATCTATGATGGATTTTATGTGTTATTCTAATACCATAGAAAAACAAAGGAGTGATAAACATGATGGTTTGTAAATGGATGAACTTTTCTACCGACACAGAAACGTATACACAGGATGATTTCGAAGGATTAGTGGGAGATCGTTTTGAGGCGATGGTTATAAAGGAAAGCACTAAGCTTCCTTCTTATATATGGACAAATAATTTTGTAGTGATCGTTAAGAACAATTCGAGTAAATTCTCTGATATATCATTCGAGAAAATACCAAGAAACCCTGTGCGGGAATAATCATCCACAACTGCAAGCCCCATCAGGTGACACATCATGTTTTTTATTTAATTATTTTTTTTTGACAACTAATGTGAAATACTTCACAAATTTGGAGGTAAACAAATGGCTGTAAAAGAAAGAGAAGTTATGGAAAAAAGTAAAGTAGAATCACCATCAGTACCTGAAATGATTGATACTCTTGTGGATAATGGCTTAAAGGCATTAAAGGAATTTCATTCATTCGATCAGGAAAAGATTGATGAAATTGTAAAAAATATGGCTGTTGCCGGTATTGACCAGCATATGCCTCTTGCCAAGTTAGCTGTAGAGGAAACGGGTAGAGGCGTTTATGAAGATAAAATCATTAAAAACATTTTTGCAACTGAATATATCTATAACAATATTAAATATGATAAAACAGTAGGCATTATTAATGAAAATGAGTTGGAAGGAACCTTCGAAATCGCTGAACCAGTTGGAGTGATTGCTGGTGTAACACCGGTTACAAATCCAACATCAACTACATTATTTAAGGCTATAATTGCCATAAAAACCCGTAATCCAATTATTTTTGCTTTCCATCCATCTGCGCAAAAATGCAGCAGTGAAGCAGCGAGGATTGTGAGGGATGCTGCGATTCTAGCAGGAGCTCCTGAACATTGTATTCAATGGATTGAAAAACCGTCATTAGAAGCAACAAGATTATTGATGCACCATGATCATATTTCACTTATTTTAGCTACTGGCGGTTCTGGCATGGTTAAATCAGCTTACAGTTCAGGAAAACCAGCGCTTGGAGTAGGACCTGGTAATGTTCCTTGTTATATCGAAAAGTCTGCCAATCTTCATCGCTCAATAAATGATTTGATTTTATCTAAAACCTTTGACAATGGAATGATTTGTGCCTCAGAGCAGGCCGTTATTATAGATAAAGAAATTTACGCAGAAGCCAAAAGTGAAT of the Bacillus tuaregi genome contains:
- a CDS encoding ABC1 kinase family protein, whose amino-acid sequence is MLGKRLKHAQRYQEISNAFLRNGFSHLVYRLGLTKHHLPKNQESSQLSKKYAGIKLREVLQGLGPTFIKLGQIASTRRDLVPIEIAEELEKLQDQVSSFSYQQARSMIELELGESIHTLFHSFSETPLASASIGQVHEAILHTGERVAVKIQRPDIKPIVETDLEILDDLARIMEDKISWAKHYQIRRIIEEFSNCLRAELDYQIEGRNSERIAHQFTQKAEIVIPKVHWSLSTKKILTMDYVDGIKVNNIKKLDEEGYNRKLIAKRITESMLHQILIEGFFHGDPHPGNIYIMPGNHIAYLDFGMVGRLSEDTKYHFASLVINLQRRNTKGLLKAISSMGIQSDQTDLGSLYIEIDEFVMKYSDIPLSKLSIGAALNDLLTIIHHHEIQIPSDLTILGKTLLIIEGVVKDLDPDLSIMDTVKPFGEKLLKHRFEPKKVIKGSWDELVENMQLLSKVPKNLKDLTATIQKGKLHFEISVPEFKQFLLRLDKISNRLAFSIILLSFSILMVGLIIGGAIAGQRNLLWEFPAIEVGSIVATLMFLFILYAIFKSGRM
- a CDS encoding methyl-accepting chemotaxis protein encodes the protein MKRGITWQLGMMIVCVLFVSMLITSVSNYWVTYKHTYRAAGIEAVGCANITTGLISPGDIEKAINGDIITREALEKTISWTVEHKQIFENQYIIQMDGTILAADESMKKQGFKAGDTFYIDEQLIETLKETKHPQYSDIYEFGGMKRLTGYAPIFKDHDPSKEIIALNAIDFDAKIVTERTWESVKGTVILGLLPMIIACLITIWMIRRRTKPITSLIEYAKCIADGDLSVENVNTKNNDEIGELGNALNFMAKNLRELIQQVSSSAERVATSSVDLHQIAKQTNHATEQISISMSEIAYSVDKQVQSVEETAQTVSEISAGVNVISDNAHSVTMTAKKTSEKAEEGGLAIKTAVNQMNSIQETVNGLAEAVKGLGVRSEEIGQIVEVITGIAAQTNLLALNAAIEAARAGEHGRGFAVVAGEVRKLAEQSAMSAKQISILISTIQDDTSKAVLSMEVVSKEVASGIEVVHTAGGSFEIIEESIFEVTEQIQAVSAAVHQMVAGTEQMVQSMRFITDAAENAASGTQQVSAATDEQLASMEEISASASILSNMAEELQVIIKKFNFIQQKSSTSTSGG
- a CDS encoding group I truncated hemoglobin, which produces MTETLYDKVGGEEAIAKVVDYFYHELVLKDETVNQFFENTDMEKQRRHQTKFISFALGGPNQYSGQSMAKAHEGMNLQPEHFQAIVNHLHDALAHFGVNESDIDTALTKVATLKDDIIYK
- a CDS encoding ATP-binding protein, with the protein product MDLVTKDLLINFLFILLALCLMQILYMFKYAYRLESIRDWTLSLFPIISLILCMMFPVYTNENFIWDLRWIPFILGGLYGGYKLGYLMMILTLIIRYVQGGDGFYSSLVSFTILGFIIIFISKFYSKLLLKHKVILNLILTFIGISFTLLLAKVQFNYEISIKFWLQLSIIHTIAMSMATFLWEGIKTNFQVLQKLIKAEKLQTVSHLAASISHEVRNPLTAARGFIQLLSDDINEDSRKQYSDIALKELDRATEVINDYLTFAKPTPDREEKININEEIQHAVKVVIPLATMNGVEIKLTLLDHDYFTKGERKKFQQCLINILKNGIESMKSNGELTITNGYIDNQVQINIQDEGNGMTQEQINRLGEPYFTTKEKGTGLGMMVSYSIIKSMHGTIQVSSEYGKGTCFTLKLPIFENESFSA
- the speD gene encoding adenosylmethionine decarboxylase — protein: MKLTPEQRIELHGFNNLTKSLSFNMYDICYTRTREEREAYIEYIDEQYNADRLTKILKHVADIIGAHVLNVAKQDYVPQGASVTVLVSEGPVVEVPTGSFEETPGPLPDNVVLQLDKSHITVHTYPEYHPEEGISTFRADIDVSTCGEISPLKALNYLIHSFETDVMSIDYRVRGFTRAKDGHKLFIDHEINSIQNYIPDNIKELYDMIDVNVYQENIFHTKCKLKEFDLNNYLFGYSKDKLNPEEMKEISASLTAEMHEIFYGKNMSRHLQ
- a CDS encoding DinB family protein, with translation MGQVIKKEFEIIRTRLHARLAEIPENMADIQPEGFNNNIRWNIGHLLLVTENFLFPGEGNLPALYTELFAPRTKPADWSGEVPTIAALVQNLEAQYNRMLKIPNEKFDEKLAEPILGNATVGELAVFGCFHESYHLGQIMAMKRTIEAALAKTE
- a CDS encoding LemA family protein, translating into MKKGFLGLGLIAAVIVIFGIMLASSYNGFVDLEENVDQSYAQIENQLQRRLDLIPNLVNTVKGYASHEEEVLTEISDARARLAGAGSPEEEATANAELSGALSRLLVVVENYPNLKADQQFTQLMDELAGTENRISVARKDYNDQVAVYNKKVKSFPGVIVANVTGFDQKEYFEADPSAAKAPSVDFGDNQ
- a CDS encoding TPM domain-containing protein yields the protein MKALRIFSILWLLLPFIGGKAEAEEIQIPPPVGDIYVQDFAGVLTEQEVLELRSIGRSLEDQTTAQIVVLTIDSIGDSTVEEFANEAFRQYGIGNAEQNNGILLLIGMNPSPGMEDRPLRIEVGYGLEGRLPDGKVGRILDDITIPYLKNEQLGFAITETYKVLANEVYSEYGIEGAQQSVEVPLVETTEDEGVGIPSWLLLIIVVIVIFLDFKFFGGFLTHILLSILSRGGGRGGGDGPRGGGGGSSGGGGASRGW